The following are encoded together in the Bacillus sp. NP157 genome:
- a CDS encoding cytochrome bc complex cytochrome b subunit, whose protein sequence is MPMYRKHMTEYYAPKNFNLWYYFGSLALLVLVNQIVTGIFLTMNYKTSAAEAFNSVEYIMRDVEWGWLIRYMHSTGASLFFVVVFLHMFRGIMYGSFKKPRELVWVLGMLIFLVLMAEAFMGYVLPWGNMSFWGAKVIISLFGTIPVIGDTLVQWIMGDYLPADSTLNRFFALHVIALPLVLLLLVVLHLAALHEVGSNNPDGVDVKHGPKGNRWSPDKPTDAIPFHPYYTVKDSFGVGFFLMIAAFIIFFAPTFGGWFLEHDNFTPANNLVTPSHIKPSWYFTPFYAILRMIPSFFGTAIWGVLGMFGAILLLGLLPWIDRGEVRSVRFRGLGFRIALGVLVVTFLALGLVGAGVTAELIPEWFPGADVTTVENAFGRLMVLGYFGFFIFLFVYTHFGFEKTRPVPERVTMHD, encoded by the coding sequence ATGCCGATGTACCGGAAGCACATGACCGAGTACTACGCACCGAAGAACTTCAATCTTTGGTACTACTTCGGTTCGCTTGCCCTGTTGGTGCTGGTCAACCAGATCGTCACCGGCATCTTCCTCACCATGAACTACAAGACGAGTGCGGCGGAAGCCTTCAACTCGGTCGAGTACATCATGCGTGACGTGGAGTGGGGCTGGCTGATCCGCTACATGCACTCCACCGGCGCCTCGCTGTTCTTCGTCGTGGTGTTCCTGCACATGTTCCGCGGCATCATGTACGGCTCGTTCAAGAAGCCCCGCGAGCTGGTCTGGGTGCTGGGCATGCTGATCTTCCTCGTGCTGATGGCCGAGGCCTTCATGGGCTACGTGCTGCCGTGGGGCAACATGTCGTTCTGGGGCGCGAAGGTCATCATCTCGCTGTTCGGCACCATCCCCGTCATCGGCGACACGCTGGTGCAGTGGATCATGGGTGACTATTTGCCGGCGGATTCCACCCTCAACCGCTTCTTCGCGCTGCACGTGATCGCGCTGCCGCTGGTGCTGTTGCTGCTGGTGGTCTTGCACCTGGCGGCGCTGCACGAGGTCGGTTCGAACAACCCCGACGGTGTCGACGTGAAGCACGGCCCCAAGGGCAATCGCTGGTCGCCGGACAAGCCGACCGATGCCATCCCGTTCCATCCGTACTACACGGTGAAGGACAGCTTCGGCGTCGGCTTCTTCCTGATGATCGCGGCGTTCATCATCTTCTTCGCGCCCACGTTCGGCGGGTGGTTCCTCGAGCACGACAACTTCACGCCGGCGAACAACCTGGTCACGCCAAGCCACATCAAGCCGTCGTGGTACTTCACCCCCTTCTACGCCATCCTGCGCATGATCCCGTCCTTCTTCGGCACGGCGATCTGGGGCGTGCTGGGCATGTTCGGCGCGATCCTGCTGCTCGGCCTGCTGCCGTGGATCGACCGCGGCGAGGTTCGCTCGGTGCGCTTCCGCGGCCTTGGCTTCCGCATCGCCCTGGGCGTGCTGGTGGTCACCTTCCTGGCCCTGGGTCTGGTCGGCGCGGGCGTCACCGCCGAGCTGATCCCCGAGTGGTTCCCGGGGGCGGATGTCACCACGGTCGAGAACGCGTTCGGCCGGCTGATGGTGCTGGGCTACTTCGGCTTCTTCATTTTCCTCTTCGTATACACGCACTTCGGGTTCGAGAAGACCAGGCCGGTGCCGGAACGGGTGACGATGCATGATTAA
- the petA gene encoding ubiquinol-cytochrome c reductase iron-sulfur subunit translates to MANEEVVDHGRRRFLTTTTVVVGGVGVVAAIVPFIKSWEPSARAKAAGAPVTVDISAIEAGQKVTFAWRSLPVFVVNRTPEQLAQLKGLEPRLLDPKSTDAGQQPEFAQNETRSLKPEWLVIIGLCTHLGCVPDFVPDIKPEPFDANWKGGFYCPCHKSRYDLSGRVFSGVPAPKNLAVPKYHFIDDTHIQIGVDQEGKS, encoded by the coding sequence ATGGCGAACGAAGAAGTCGTCGATCACGGGCGCCGTCGCTTCCTAACCACGACGACGGTGGTCGTTGGTGGTGTGGGAGTGGTCGCGGCGATCGTGCCCTTCATCAAATCGTGGGAGCCATCGGCGAGGGCCAAGGCCGCGGGAGCGCCGGTCACGGTCGATATCAGCGCCATCGAAGCGGGGCAGAAGGTCACCTTCGCGTGGCGCAGCCTCCCCGTCTTCGTCGTCAATCGCACGCCGGAGCAGCTTGCGCAGCTGAAGGGCCTCGAGCCCCGCCTGCTCGATCCGAAGTCGACCGACGCCGGCCAGCAGCCCGAGTTCGCGCAGAACGAAACCCGTTCCCTCAAGCCTGAGTGGCTGGTCATCATTGGCCTGTGCACCCACCTGGGCTGCGTTCCGGACTTCGTCCCGGACATCAAGCCGGAACCCTTCGACGCGAACTGGAAGGGCGGCTTCTACTGCCCCTGCCACAAGTCGCGCTACGACCTTTCCGGCCGCGTGTTCAGTGGCGTGCCGGCACCGAAGAACCTGGCGGTGCCGAAATACCACTTCATCGACGACACGCACATCCAGATCGGCGTGGACCAGGAGGGCAAGAGCTGA